The proteins below are encoded in one region of Caldilineales bacterium:
- a CDS encoding class I SAM-dependent methyltransferase, with product MQLSCPDCRLPLDPASLACANGHRFGQDENGVLVLLAATFAPRLAAFETRLRAIRAAEGRRLLDPGLYPQLPFAPALRHDHEWRLRSHDWRLVARHLARRQGLRILDIGAWNGWLSHRLAGLGHDAVAIDYFADPYDGLGARRWYDSRWTAIQMNLNDLAILPAGFDLVILNRCLQFQPDPPAFLAAAAALLAPGGLLLATGLQIFADPGPKARQVADLLASYRRRYDFDLFLWPSKGYLDQADRAQLHALGLAIRPYRALFAANLKARLRPTLPWHGFGVSQSTALASPT from the coding sequence ATGCAGCTCTCGTGTCCTGACTGCCGCCTGCCGCTCGACCCGGCCAGCCTCGCCTGCGCCAACGGTCATCGCTTCGGCCAGGACGAAAATGGCGTCCTCGTCCTCCTCGCCGCCACTTTCGCCCCCCGCCTGGCCGCCTTCGAGACCCGCTTGCGGGCGATCCGCGCCGCCGAGGGCCGCCGTCTGCTCGACCCCGGCCTCTACCCTCAGCTTCCCTTTGCCCCCGCCCTCCGCCACGACCACGAGTGGCGGTTGCGCAGCCATGATTGGCGGCTTGTCGCCCGGCATCTGGCCCGCCGCCAGGGGTTGCGCATCCTCGACATCGGCGCCTGGAACGGCTGGCTCAGCCACCGCCTGGCCGGGTTGGGCCACGACGCCGTCGCCATCGACTACTTCGCCGACCCCTACGACGGTCTGGGCGCCCGCCGCTGGTACGACTCAAGGTGGACGGCCATTCAGATGAACCTGAACGACCTCGCCATCCTGCCGGCCGGCTTCGACCTTGTCATCCTCAACCGTTGTCTGCAATTCCAGCCCGACCCGCCCGCCTTCCTCGCCGCCGCCGCCGCTCTCCTGGCCCCAGGCGGCCTGCTGCTGGCGACAGGCTTGCAGATCTTCGCCGACCCCGGCCCCAAAGCCCGCCAGGTGGCCGACCTGCTGGCCTCCTACCGCCGTCGCTACGATTTCGACCTCTTCCTGTGGCCCAGCAAAGGCTATCTCGACCAGGCCGACCGCGCCCAACTGCACGCGCTCGGCCTGGCGATCCGCCCCTACCGCGCCCTGTTCGCGGCCAACCTCAAGGCCCGGCTGCGGCCCACCCTCCCCTGGCATGGCTTCGGCGTCAGCCAGAGCACGGCCCTGGCCAGCCCAACCTGA
- a CDS encoding phospholipid carrier-dependent glycosyltransferase: MRSHRLLTLLLPLPLALPLLLAWLGRFDGLYGQDPYAYFDYAVGPLLANLRHLQLPPPFFWPPGYPLLLALASFCLGPAPLAGQVVSLGAGLLVPIFTALLAHELGAGEEDDGWGTPLLAGLLAALVGQLWQSSLVVMADVPALATATAGMWALARHSRQPRRQRWLVLAAAALALAVLSRWAYALVAVIALLAALWRLKALPRPLALRQALLAALVVAVLLAPLWLPLLTGATDAVSGRRAFAGDLAVYSWNPLNAFRRQFTTADGLLVYNRPNGLWYGLAPAHRFYFTPLLAVFLPLGAWAVLWQARGSGRRRRATATLLLIGWPLLIFGFHAGAPWQNFRFNLAHLPPLAILVAVGIRTSAGWLSRLPVGRPRAAGQALLIGWVLVGMAAMGYGGLTLTREFIARKNADLTTVRWLETQTGPDADLFTFNLTATFRHYGRLPVHDLYALDPADLPALLGDARPDYLLIDLAEIEGQWQNRAPSLNYHRLRDEIGLVEVGRQRSYTLFRLREEG; encoded by the coding sequence ATGAGATCACACCGGCTGCTCACCCTCCTGCTGCCTTTGCCGCTGGCCCTGCCGCTGCTCCTCGCCTGGTTGGGGCGCTTCGACGGTCTCTACGGCCAGGACCCCTACGCCTATTTCGACTACGCCGTTGGCCCCTTGTTGGCGAACCTGCGCCACCTGCAGCTGCCGCCGCCCTTCTTCTGGCCGCCTGGCTACCCGCTGCTGCTGGCCCTGGCTTCGTTTTGCCTGGGTCCTGCGCCCCTGGCCGGGCAAGTGGTCAGCCTGGGCGCCGGGCTGCTCGTCCCCATCTTCACCGCCCTGCTGGCCCACGAGCTTGGGGCCGGCGAGGAGGACGACGGCTGGGGGACGCCCCTCCTGGCCGGGCTGTTGGCGGCCCTGGTCGGCCAGCTTTGGCAATCCAGCCTCGTCGTCATGGCCGACGTCCCCGCCCTGGCCACAGCCACGGCCGGGATGTGGGCGCTGGCGCGCCACAGCCGGCAGCCTCGGCGCCAGCGCTGGCTCGTCCTGGCGGCGGCGGCCCTCGCCTTGGCCGTCCTCAGCCGTTGGGCCTATGCCCTCGTCGCTGTCATCGCCCTCCTTGCCGCCCTCTGGCGCCTGAAAGCCCTGCCCCGCCCGCTGGCCCTGCGCCAGGCCCTCCTCGCTGCCCTTGTCGTCGCCGTCCTCCTGGCCCCGCTCTGGCTGCCTCTCCTCACCGGGGCCACGGATGCGGTCAGCGGTCGGCGCGCCTTTGCTGGCGACCTGGCGGTCTATTCCTGGAACCCACTCAATGCCTTCCGTCGCCAATTCACCACCGCCGATGGCCTGCTCGTCTACAACCGGCCCAACGGCCTCTGGTACGGCCTGGCTCCGGCCCATCGCTTCTACTTCACGCCCCTGCTGGCCGTCTTTCTGCCGCTGGGGGCCTGGGCCGTCCTTTGGCAGGCAAGGGGCAGTGGCCGGCGCCGTCGCGCCACCGCCACCCTGCTTCTGATCGGCTGGCCGCTGCTCATCTTCGGCTTCCATGCCGGCGCGCCCTGGCAGAACTTCCGCTTCAACCTCGCCCACCTGCCGCCCCTGGCCATCCTCGTCGCCGTCGGCATCAGGACGAGTGCAGGCTGGCTGAGCCGCCTGCCGGTCGGGCGACCACGGGCGGCCGGCCAGGCGCTGCTGATCGGGTGGGTCCTGGTGGGCATGGCCGCCATGGGCTACGGCGGCCTGACCCTGACCCGCGAGTTCATCGCCCGCAAGAACGCCGACCTGACCACCGTCCGTTGGCTCGAAACCCAGACCGGGCCGGACGCCGACCTCTTCACCTTCAACCTCACCGCCACCTTTCGGCACTACGGCCGCCTGCCAGTCCACGACCTCTACGCGCTCGACCCGGCCGACCTGCCGGCTCTGCTCGGCGACGCCCGGCCCGATTACCTGCTGATCGACCTGGCCGAGATCGAGGGCCAATGGCAGAACCGGGCGCCATCCCTGAACTACCACCGCCTGCGCGACGAGATCGGGCTGGTCGAGGTGGGCCGGCAACGCTCCTACACCCTTTTTCGGTTGCGAGAGGAGGGCTGA
- a CDS encoding glycosyltransferase, whose protein sequence is MRIALITPGFSADEGDWCIPWLLNLARGLAARHDLRLFSLRYPHRRGRYTVGGAAVQAFGGATAGGLRRLPLLLAARAAILAEHRRRPFDVVHGLWADEPGFLAVSAVRRLRLPTVVSLLGGELVGFPDLGYGGQLSRANRWLTAQALGAGDRVTVGSTYLRGLARAHVGPDRLVLWPLGVDTRLFRPEGERIDLAGSFRLLHVAGLTPIKDQATLLRAVAQASSQLPGLHLHLIGAGPLLPALAELTQALGLARQVTFHGPIAHDRLPAFYRGADLFVLSSRFESQSLAVLEAAACGCPAVGTAVGILPDLLPPDLLAPPGNAEALAAAIAHAFAGPGRRQTRPDPGEEARPPDPHLAARYTLAHTFPALEHIYRQIIESTTAM, encoded by the coding sequence GTGAGGATCGCCCTCATCACCCCCGGCTTCAGCGCCGACGAAGGCGACTGGTGCATTCCCTGGCTGCTGAATCTGGCCCGCGGCCTGGCCGCAAGGCACGATCTGCGCCTCTTCAGCCTGCGCTACCCCCATCGCCGGGGCCGGTATACCGTGGGCGGGGCGGCAGTGCAGGCATTCGGCGGCGCCACCGCCGGTGGGCTGAGGCGGCTGCCCTTGCTCCTGGCTGCTCGCGCCGCCATCCTGGCCGAGCATCGCCGACGGCCCTTCGACGTCGTTCACGGGCTGTGGGCCGACGAACCCGGCTTCCTGGCCGTCTCTGCCGTCCGCCGGTTGCGCCTCCCGACCGTCGTCTCGCTCCTCGGCGGCGAACTGGTCGGCTTCCCCGACCTCGGCTATGGCGGCCAGCTCAGCCGGGCCAACCGCTGGCTGACGGCGCAAGCCCTGGGCGCGGGCGATCGTGTCACCGTCGGATCCACCTACCTGCGCGGCCTGGCGCGGGCGCACGTCGGCCCCGACCGCCTGGTGCTCTGGCCGCTGGGCGTCGATACCCGGCTGTTCCGGCCCGAAGGCGAGCGCATCGATTTGGCCGGCTCCTTCCGGCTGCTGCATGTGGCAGGCTTGACGCCGATCAAAGACCAGGCCACGCTGTTGCGGGCCGTCGCCCAGGCATCATCACAACTGCCCGGCCTTCACCTGCACCTCATCGGCGCCGGCCCCCTGCTCCCGGCGCTGGCCGAACTGACCCAGGCGCTCGGCCTCGCCCGCCAGGTCACGTTCCACGGCCCGATCGCTCACGACCGCCTGCCCGCCTTCTATCGCGGCGCTGATCTCTTCGTCCTCTCCTCGCGCTTCGAGAGTCAGTCCCTGGCCGTACTCGAGGCGGCCGCTTGTGGCTGCCCGGCGGTGGGTACGGCCGTTGGCATCCTCCCGGACCTCCTCCCGCCCGATCTCCTGGCGCCGCCGGGCAACGCCGAAGCCCTGGCCGCGGCCATCGCCCACGCCTTTGCCGGCCCCGGCCGGCGGCAGACGCGCCCCGATCCGGGCGAGGAAGCCCGGCCCCCCGACCCCCATCTCGCCGCCCGCTACACTCTGGCCCACACCTTCCCTGCCCTCGAGCACATCTACCGCCAGATCATCGAATCGACGACGGCAATGTGA
- a CDS encoding O-antigen ligase family protein, translated as MSLLNRLAFTAFVLLALVFPFERIEPVLVLTGLEKITTVELPMRVGTALWLLSLLAARRRPRLPAGLTLPVVLWLGLMVVSAGFAPQYGAEAIRFSLRMGLALLAGWALFDLIVAAPRPAPRWRLLAQALALAGVAVAVIGLLEAGQHPIVLAWLRPFKGAPTRVGDILRLSSTLPYATIAAMVLELTLPLVLAWALTAGRRWAQALLALGLLAGLAALALTLTRAGVVALLAALGLMAGLGWRWGRRRLAGGSLLTAGALLGLVGVILIYNPTTGLRLRTETEQSWYQAAYQAPAQLTVPASGLASTSVRVANTGVRAWEAGGPAPFQLGYHLLRADGRQLQYDGPRASLPHVVQPGDEVEVQAIVQAPPQPGEYLLEWDMVQEGIAWFSWKGAAPARTRLTVVAGEVATAPAPAPTPAPGQILRLPPPGRLDLWRAALRMAAARPLLGVGPDNFRLVYGFYAGLKTWDPNIHANNLYLEWLAGTGGLGLLVFLWLNGLILWRSWQGLRPQPGRSHEAVIWRLAVFAGLMAWFVHGLLDSFYEFTPTYTAFWLLAALGLSAAD; from the coding sequence ATGTCCCTCCTCAACCGTCTCGCCTTCACCGCCTTCGTGCTGCTGGCGCTCGTGTTCCCGTTCGAGCGCATCGAGCCGGTTCTCGTCCTGACCGGGCTGGAGAAGATCACCACGGTCGAACTGCCGATGCGGGTCGGGACGGCGCTGTGGCTGCTTTCGCTTCTGGCCGCCCGGCGCCGCCCTCGCCTCCCCGCCGGGCTGACCCTCCCGGTCGTGCTCTGGCTCGGCCTGATGGTCGTCTCGGCCGGCTTTGCACCCCAGTACGGCGCCGAAGCCATCCGTTTCAGCCTGCGCATGGGCTTGGCGCTGCTGGCGGGGTGGGCGCTCTTCGACCTGATCGTGGCGGCGCCCCGCCCGGCCCCTCGTTGGCGCCTGCTTGCCCAGGCCCTGGCCCTGGCCGGCGTGGCCGTGGCCGTGATCGGCCTGCTCGAGGCGGGCCAGCACCCGATCGTCCTCGCCTGGCTGCGCCCGTTCAAAGGCGCCCCCACCCGCGTCGGCGACATCCTGCGCCTCAGTTCCACCCTCCCCTACGCCACCATCGCCGCCATGGTGCTGGAGCTGACCCTGCCCCTCGTCCTGGCCTGGGCGCTGACGGCGGGGCGGCGGTGGGCGCAGGCGCTCCTGGCCCTGGGCTTGCTGGCCGGGCTGGCCGCCCTGGCCCTCACCCTCACCCGCGCCGGGGTGGTGGCCCTGCTGGCCGCGCTGGGCCTGATGGCCGGCCTGGGTTGGCGTTGGGGCCGGCGCCGGCTGGCAGGGGGCAGCCTGCTCACGGCCGGCGCCCTCCTCGGTCTGGTGGGGGTGATCCTGATCTACAATCCTACGACCGGGCTGCGGCTGCGCACCGAGACCGAGCAAAGCTGGTATCAGGCCGCGTACCAGGCTCCCGCTCAGCTCACGGTCCCTGCTTCCGGCCTCGCCTCCACCTCGGTTCGCGTCGCCAACACCGGCGTGCGGGCGTGGGAGGCCGGCGGCCCGGCTCCTTTCCAACTCGGCTACCATCTGCTGCGCGCCGACGGCCGCCAGCTGCAATACGATGGCCCGCGTGCGTCCTTGCCGCACGTGGTGCAACCGGGCGACGAGGTCGAGGTGCAGGCCATCGTGCAGGCGCCGCCGCAGCCGGGCGAGTACCTTCTCGAATGGGACATGGTGCAGGAGGGCATCGCCTGGTTCAGTTGGAAGGGCGCTGCGCCCGCCCGCACCCGCCTCACCGTCGTCGCCGGCGAGGTCGCGACCGCTCCCGCCCCTGCCCCAACCCCTGCGCCCGGCCAGATCCTGCGCCTACCGCCGCCCGGCCGGCTCGATCTCTGGCGGGCGGCCCTGCGCATGGCCGCCGCCCGCCCGCTTTTGGGCGTGGGGCCGGATAACTTCCGCCTGGTCTACGGCTTCTACGCCGGGCTGAAGACCTGGGACCCGAATATCCATGCCAACAACCTCTATCTGGAGTGGCTGGCGGGGACGGGCGGGCTGGGGCTGTTGGTCTTTCTGTGGTTGAATGGTCTGATCTTGTGGCGAAGCTGGCAGGGTCTGCGACCGCAGCCGGGGCGCAGCCACG
- a CDS encoding O-antigen ligase family protein codes for MSLPRPPTSVSSRLFWLARAFFVCLLLAALATRPNLPAQPSASPVLLLIPAGWLTAWLLARWLEHPRRPWRWGVAGLSRPLAAFSLWAVASRFLAFRPGPWPGLGSGGLKAVAAFVLVWLLYLYLVAEGPALAIPLALVVLVQGVVAILQVATQSDLGLWWLGEPALDPSDGGVIVLLVAGQRWLRGYGLTGGPNTLGASLALLVIFLLPQLLRGHGRRQWLWSLAISIGVVGLLASFSRSAVLALGLGLVAWAGLAWRRGLFPTWPRERWPALALPVVLAAAYLLLHAPAITSRLAPDANPLEARSLGERQRDANLALSIFARRPLVGVGLGNFQAAAQALDPTARVVHNVPLLVMAELGVIGAAFWVWLALAGLWRGWRSRAQPGWLLGLWLAFLVPSLFGPWWFTISWRVGVLFALLLAAGEGETEGRREGGRREGEIERLEIGRLEIERLGGCSRQRDHTLHRPPPLTTDH; via the coding sequence TTGAGCCTGCCCCGCCCGCCCACTTCTGTTTCATCTCGCCTCTTTTGGCTGGCGCGGGCGTTTTTCGTCTGTCTTTTGCTGGCGGCGTTGGCAACGCGGCCCAATCTGCCGGCGCAACCATCTGCATCGCCGGTCTTGCTTCTCATCCCGGCCGGGTGGCTGACGGCCTGGTTGCTTGCCCGCTGGCTCGAACATCCGCGTCGCCCCTGGCGTTGGGGCGTCGCCGGCCTGAGCCGGCCGCTGGCGGCGTTCAGCCTCTGGGCGGTCGCCAGCCGGTTCCTGGCCTTCAGGCCCGGCCCGTGGCCAGGACTGGGCAGCGGCGGCCTGAAGGCCGTGGCCGCTTTCGTCCTCGTCTGGCTGCTGTACCTCTATCTTGTCGCTGAAGGGCCGGCGCTTGCCATCCCCCTGGCGTTGGTGGTGCTCGTGCAAGGCGTGGTCGCCATCTTGCAGGTGGCCACACAGTCTGACCTGGGGTTGTGGTGGCTGGGCGAGCCGGCCCTCGACCCTTCCGATGGCGGCGTCATCGTCCTGCTGGTGGCGGGGCAACGCTGGCTGCGCGGCTACGGACTGACGGGCGGGCCGAACACGCTGGGCGCCAGCCTGGCTTTGCTCGTCATTTTTCTGCTTCCCCAGCTGCTGCGCGGCCACGGCCGGCGGCAGTGGCTGTGGTCGTTGGCGATCAGCATCGGCGTCGTGGGTCTGTTGGCCTCGTTCTCGCGCTCCGCCGTCCTGGCGCTGGGGTTGGGGCTGGTGGCCTGGGCGGGTCTGGCCTGGCGGCGGGGCCTTTTCCCCACCTGGCCGCGAGAGCGGTGGCCGGCCCTGGCCCTGCCGGTCGTCCTGGCCGCGGCCTATCTGCTGCTCCATGCCCCGGCCATCACCTCCCGTCTTGCCCCCGACGCCAACCCGCTCGAAGCCCGTTCGCTCGGCGAACGCCAGCGCGATGCCAACCTGGCCCTGAGCATCTTCGCCCGCCGGCCGCTGGTGGGCGTGGGCCTGGGCAACTTCCAGGCGGCGGCGCAGGCGCTTGACCCGACGGCGCGGGTCGTCCACAACGTCCCCCTGCTGGTCATGGCCGAACTGGGCGTCATCGGCGCCGCCTTCTGGGTGTGGTTGGCGCTGGCCGGGCTGTGGCGAGGCTGGCGCAGCCGCGCACAACCGGGCTGGCTGCTCGGCCTCTGGCTTGCTTTCCTCGTTCCTAGCCTCTTCGGTCCCTGGTGGTTCACCATTAGCTGGCGCGTCGGCGTCCTCTTCGCCCTGCTCTTAGCGGCGGGGGAGGGGGAGACGGAGGGACGCAGGGAGGGGGGACGCAGGGAGGGAGAGATTGAGAGATTGGAGATTGGGAGATTGGAGATTGAGAGATTGGGAGGTTGCAGTCGGCAACGGGATCATACGCTACACCGTCCCCCGCCACTGACGACTGACCACTGA
- a CDS encoding nitrous oxide-stimulated promoter family protein, with translation MKTTLETTAAAFLSPRMAREARTIEAMMHIYCQRKHGSHRHELCAQCRDLLEYAFQRLDKCPFQEEKSTCVNCKVHCYKPDRREQIREVMRFAGPYMLTRHPYLAFMHLVVDSRRLAPNLSPRRA, from the coding sequence ATGAAGACCACCCTCGAAACCACCGCCGCCGCCTTTCTGTCACCCCGCATGGCCCGCGAAGCCCGCACCATCGAGGCCATGATGCACATCTACTGCCAGCGCAAACATGGCAGCCACCGCCATGAGTTGTGCGCCCAGTGCCGCGACCTGCTAGAATACGCCTTCCAGCGTCTAGACAAGTGCCCCTTCCAGGAAGAAAAATCCACCTGCGTCAACTGCAAGGTGCACTGCTACAAGCCCGACCGGCGTGAGCAGATCCGGGAGGTGATGCGCTTCGCCGGCCCCTACATGCTGACCAGACACCCCTACCTGGCCTTCATGCACCTGGTGGTTGACAGCCGCCGCCTGGCCCCGAACTTGTCGCCGCGCCGGGCTTAG